One Rhizobium sp. NRK18 genomic window carries:
- a CDS encoding acid phosphatase: MPLFCLPLRSRRLFASTAIVLLAGSAVAAPVPAGTFTVPVPETAYPLPVVDNYKAQAGLKADGSKINKYDRADNPIIQILSGFDDIWSLGDAAWANGGANGDGAEDYSKVKIVAPDIWAANMRYVLDVTGPSRTSDDALAAYLDDRRAQGNSVIDGMGPLADIYRREAGATTTIAHTLADFDPNAPLAEKEEDQGSEAGTGNPSLQDFIAFMTVMRGPEGSTSPAKYFYASPRPWRMTDSGDVVQTGTEPLGDKTVEVYDSHVNVIPALLSARETRGRRKDGGFPSGHTNAAYVSAIAYAYALPVRFAELLTRASELGEHRVVTGMHSPLDVIGGRIMATATAAAYLNDPANAELKARALENMTATVEANVPTGESLYAAAHTAKDDRFSSYFSDADAYRQRMTYGLPQDKAKAGQAMVVPKGAEALIETRFPYLDAGQRRIVLYTTGIDSGYPLLDKSNGWGRLDLVAAAGGFGAFPGDVTVDMQAGNGGFNADDQWLHDIAGKGMLTKAGNGTLTLAGHNSYAGGTVLKDGTLVAAHADALGTGDLQVDGGTLAVGMHGVVLPGDVAINGGTLQVDISGAAPDASVVAIKAGRINGTFAQVVSSKGQTLDASYDNGTLTVRLPAPKPQAG; the protein is encoded by the coding sequence ATGCCTTTGTTTTGCCTGCCCCTGCGGTCGCGCCGCTTGTTTGCGTCCACGGCCATCGTGCTTCTCGCTGGTTCGGCGGTCGCCGCTCCGGTTCCCGCCGGCACCTTTACCGTTCCTGTTCCCGAAACGGCCTATCCCTTGCCCGTCGTCGACAACTACAAGGCGCAGGCCGGCCTCAAGGCTGACGGCAGCAAGATCAACAAGTATGACCGGGCCGACAATCCGATCATCCAGATCCTGTCCGGCTTCGACGACATATGGTCGCTGGGCGACGCCGCCTGGGCCAATGGCGGCGCGAACGGGGATGGCGCCGAAGACTACAGCAAGGTCAAGATCGTTGCGCCGGACATCTGGGCGGCCAACATGCGCTATGTGCTCGACGTGACCGGGCCTTCGCGGACGTCCGATGACGCGCTTGCCGCCTATCTCGACGATCGCCGCGCACAGGGCAATTCGGTGATCGACGGCATGGGGCCGCTTGCCGACATCTATCGCCGCGAGGCGGGTGCGACGACGACCATCGCCCATACGCTCGCCGACTTCGATCCGAATGCGCCTCTGGCCGAAAAGGAAGAGGATCAGGGCAGCGAGGCCGGTACCGGCAATCCGTCGCTTCAGGATTTCATCGCCTTCATGACCGTGATGCGTGGCCCGGAAGGCTCGACCTCTCCAGCCAAGTACTTTTACGCCTCGCCGCGCCCCTGGCGCATGACGGATAGCGGCGACGTGGTGCAGACCGGCACGGAACCGCTTGGAGACAAGACGGTCGAAGTCTACGACAGCCATGTCAACGTCATCCCCGCTTTGCTCAGCGCCCGCGAAACACGCGGCCGGAGAAAGGACGGCGGCTTCCCGTCCGGCCACACCAATGCGGCCTATGTCTCGGCCATTGCCTATGCCTATGCGCTGCCGGTGCGGTTTGCGGAACTGCTGACGCGCGCATCCGAACTCGGCGAGCACCGCGTCGTCACCGGCATGCACTCGCCGCTTGATGTCATCGGCGGACGCATCATGGCGACAGCGACGGCTGCGGCCTACCTCAACGATCCCGCCAATGCCGAGTTGAAGGCCCGGGCACTCGAAAACATGACGGCGACGGTGGAGGCGAACGTTCCGACCGGAGAAAGCCTCTATGCGGCGGCCCATACGGCAAAGGACGACCGCTTCTCCAGCTACTTTTCCGACGCGGACGCCTACCGTCAGCGCATGACCTACGGTCTGCCGCAGGACAAGGCGAAGGCTGGCCAAGCGATGGTCGTGCCGAAGGGCGCGGAAGCGCTGATCGAAACCCGCTTCCCCTATCTCGACGCCGGCCAGCGCCGCATCGTTCTCTACACCACCGGCATCGACAGCGGCTATCCTCTGCTCGACAAGAGCAATGGCTGGGGCCGCCTGGATCTCGTCGCTGCCGCCGGAGGCTTCGGCGCATTCCCGGGAGACGTCACGGTGGACATGCAGGCCGGCAATGGCGGCTTCAACGCCGACGACCAGTGGCTGCACGACATCGCCGGCAAGGGCATGCTGACAAAGGCCGGCAACGGCACGCTGACCCTTGCCGGCCACAACAGCTACGCGGGTGGTACGGTGCTGAAGGACGGCACACTCGTTGCGGCTCATGCCGACGCGCTCGGCACCGGCGACCTGCAGGTCGACGGCGGAACGCTTGCCGTCGGCATGCACGGCGTGGTCCTGCCGGGTGACGTGGCCATCAACGGCGGAACGCTTCAGGTGGACATCAGCGGAGCCGCACCGGATGCCTCCGTCGTTGCGATCAAGGCCGGCCGCATCAATGGCACGTTTGCGCAGGTCGTGTCATCGAAGGGGCAAACGCTGGACGCGAGCTATGACAACGGCACGCTGACGGTTCGCCTGCCGGCGCCGAAGCCGCAGGCCGGCTGA